A stretch of Gossypium hirsutum isolate 1008001.06 chromosome A06, Gossypium_hirsutum_v2.1, whole genome shotgun sequence DNA encodes these proteins:
- the LOC107897074 gene encoding vacuolar-processing enzyme yields the protein MTTLVTGVFLLLLSVAGVVSAARYITGDVLRLPSEASRFFQWRSDDDEVGGTRWAVLIAGSNGYWNYRHQADVCHAYQLLRNGGLKEENIIVFMYDDIAFNEENPRPGVIINNPHGDDVYKGVPKDYTGEDVNVHNFFAALLGNKSAITGGSGKVVDSGPDDHIFLYYTDHGGPGVLGMPTFPYLYADDLIEVLKKKHASGNYKSMVFYLEACESGSIFEGLLPQGLNIYATTASNAEESSWGTYCPGEYPSPPPEYETCLGDLYSVAWMEDSDMHNLRTETLHQQYELVKKRTINGNSAYGSHVMQYGDVGLSKDSLFAYLGTNPANDNFTFVDENSLVPPTKAVNQRDADLVHFWYKYRKAPEGSVRKTEAQKQFVEAMSHRMHIDHSVKLIGKLLFGIERGSEVLNTVRPAGQPLVDDWKCLKKVVRTFETHCGSLAQYGMKHMRSLANICNARIQTEQMAEASAQACVSVPTGRWSSLQKGFSA from the exons ATGACCACTCTCGTGACCGGtgtgtttctcctcctactatcCGTCGCCGGCGTCGTCTCCGCTGCTAGATATATCACCGGTGATGTCCTCCGGTTACCTTCGGAAGCTTCAAGGTTCTTCCAATGGAGGAGCGATGATGATGAAGTTGGTGGCACAAGATGGGCGGTCCTGATTGCTGGATCTAATGGATATTGGAATTACAGGCATCAG GCTGATGTTTGTCATGCTTATCAACTCCTAAGGAACGGTGGTTTGAAAGAGGAAAATATCATTGTCTTTATGTACGATGATATCGCTTTCAATGAAGAAAACCCTAGGCCTGGTGTTATCATTAACAATCCTCATGGCGATGATGTTTATAAGGGAGTCCCAAAG GACTATACTGGAGAAGATGTTAATGTTCACAACTTTTTTGCGGCTCTCCTCGGAAACAAGTCTGCTATCACCGGGGGTAGCGGGAAGGTTGTCGATAGTGGCCCCGATGATCATATCTTCTTATACTACACTGACCATGGGGGTCCCGGTGTCCTTG GGATGCCTACCTTTCCTTATCTTTATGCTGATGACTTGATTGAGGTTTTAAAGAAAAAGCATGCTTCAGGGAATTATAAAAGCATG GTATTCTATCTTGAAGCTTGTGAGTCAGGTAGTATCTTTGAGGGTCTTCTTCCTCAGGGGTTGAATATCTATGCAACCACAGCATCAAATGCGGAAGAGAGTAGCTGGGGAACCTATTGTCCCGGAGAGTACCCAAGTCCTCCCCCAGAATATGAAACCTGCTTGGGAGACTTGTACAGTGTCGCTTGGATGGAGGACAG TGACATGCATAATCTGCGGACAGAGACTTTGCACCAGCAATATGAACTT GTGAAAAAGAGGACTATCAATGGTAATTCTGCATATGGCTCTCATGTCATGCAATATGGTGATGTAGGGCTTAGCAAGGACAGTCTCTTTGCATACTTGGGTACAAACCCTGCAAATGATAACTTCACCTTTGTTGACGAGAACTCCTTGGTGCCACCTACAAAAGCTGTTAACCAGCGTGATGCTGATCTTGTCCATTTTTGGTATAAG TATCGCAAGGCACCTGAAGGCTCTGTTAGGAAGACTGAAGCCCAAAAGCAGTTTGTTGAAGCCATGTCTCATAGAATGCATATAGACCACAGTGTGAAACTCATTGGCAAACTTTTATTTGGAATTGAAAGAGGCTCGGAAGTCCTGAACACCGTTCGACCAGCTGGCCAACCTCTTGTCGATGACTGGAAATGCCTCAAGAAAGTG GTGAGGACTTTCGAAACACATTGTGGATCACTAGCCCAATACGGGATGAAACACATGCGATCCCTTGCAAACATCTGCAATGCCAGGATTCAGACAGAACAGATGGCTGAGGCATCGGCACAAGCTTGTGTCAGCGTTCCTACTGGTCGTTGGAGCTCTCTTCAGAAAGGGTTCAGTGCATAA
- the LOC107897073 gene encoding probable protein phosphatase 2C 72 isoform X1: MGICISIASSEIHDQAEDQHHFHENVLYLTETIPSIGTHTHGSLYSKQGTKGLNQDAAILYQEYGIEGGAFCGVFDGHGKNGHIVSNMVRNRLPSLLVSQKYGVAKLEPTPESNNGRRPSKDLVKWKQACISAFKVMNKEIKLQHNLDCSTSGTTAVVVVRQGEYLVIANLGDSRAVLGTMTEKGIKAVQLTTDLKPGLPSEAERIRNCKGRVLALKEEPHIPRVWLPHEDSPGLAMSRAFGDFLLKDHGLIAVPDVFYHRLSPDDHFIVLATDGVSPLPIKIVWDVLNNDQVASIVMEAESEQAAARTVVEAATASWKRKFPSSKVDDCTVVCLFLQDKRHPSSLAP, from the exons ATGGGAATCTGCATATCCATTGCATCTTCAGAGATTCATGATCAAGCTGAAGATCAACATCACTTCCATGAAAATGTTCTTTACTTGACTGAAACCATTCCTTCCATTGGAACTCACACACATGGTTCTCTTTACTCGAAACAAGGAACCAAAGGACTCAACCAGGATGCTGCCATCCTTTATCAG GAGTATGGGATTGAAGGTGGAGCATTTTGTGGTGTTTTTGATGGACATGGGAAGAATGGTCATATAGTGAGCAATATGGTGAGGAATCGGCTGCCATCGTTGTTGGTAAGCCAAAAGTATGGTGTAGCAAAGCTTGAACCAACACCTGAAAGCAACAATGGAAGGAGACCAAGCAAGGATTTGGTTAAATGGAAACAGGCTTGCATTAGTGCCTTCAAGGTGATGAACAAGGAGATTAAGCTGCAACACAATTTGGATTGCTCCACTAGTGGAACCACCGCTGTTGTTGTTGTTAGACAG GGTGAATATCTTGTGATTGCAAACCTGGGCGATTCAAGGGCAGTGCTAGGAACAATGACTGAGAAGGGGATCAAAGCTGTTCAACTAACTACCGATTTGAAGCCTGGTTTACCCA GTGAAGCAGAAAGAATAAGGAATTGCAAGGGTAGGGTCCTTGCTTTAAAGGAAGAACCACATATCCCTCGAGTGTGGCTGCCCCATGAAGATTCACCAGGCTTAGCCATGTCTCGAGCCTTTGGAGACTTTTTGCTCAAGGACCATGGCCTCATTGCGGTCCCCGATGTCTTCTATCACCGCCTATCCCCAGATGATCACTTCATTGTTCTCGCAACTGATGGTGTAAGCCCCCTTCCAATCAAAATA GTATGGGATGTGCTAAACAACGACCAAGTTGCATCCATAGTGATGGAGGCAGAAAGTGAGCAGGCGGCAGCAAGGACAGTGGTGGAGGCAGCCACCGCCTCATGGAAGAGGAAGTTTCCTTCCTCAAAAGTAGATGACTGCACCGTGGTTTGCCTCTTCCTCCAAGACAAGCGACATCCAAGTTCCTTGGCCCCGTAG
- the LOC107897073 gene encoding probable protein phosphatase 2C 72 isoform X2 — translation MGICISIASSEIHDQAEDQHHFHENVLYLTETIPSIGTHTHGSLYSKQGTKGLNQDAAILYQEYGIEGGAFCGVFDGHGKNGHIVSNMVRNRLPSLLVSQKYGVAKLEPTPESNNGRRPSKDLVKWKQACISAFKVMNKEIKLQHNLDCSTSGTTAVVVVRQGEYLVIANLGDSRAVLGTMTEKGIKAVQLTTDLKPGLPSEAERIRNCKGRVLALKEEPHIPRVWLPHEDSPGLAMSRAFGDFLLKDHGLIAVPDVFYHRLSPDDHFIVLATDGVWDVLNNDQVASIVMEAESEQAAARTVVEAATASWKRKFPSSKVDDCTVVCLFLQDKRHPSSLAP, via the exons ATGGGAATCTGCATATCCATTGCATCTTCAGAGATTCATGATCAAGCTGAAGATCAACATCACTTCCATGAAAATGTTCTTTACTTGACTGAAACCATTCCTTCCATTGGAACTCACACACATGGTTCTCTTTACTCGAAACAAGGAACCAAAGGACTCAACCAGGATGCTGCCATCCTTTATCAG GAGTATGGGATTGAAGGTGGAGCATTTTGTGGTGTTTTTGATGGACATGGGAAGAATGGTCATATAGTGAGCAATATGGTGAGGAATCGGCTGCCATCGTTGTTGGTAAGCCAAAAGTATGGTGTAGCAAAGCTTGAACCAACACCTGAAAGCAACAATGGAAGGAGACCAAGCAAGGATTTGGTTAAATGGAAACAGGCTTGCATTAGTGCCTTCAAGGTGATGAACAAGGAGATTAAGCTGCAACACAATTTGGATTGCTCCACTAGTGGAACCACCGCTGTTGTTGTTGTTAGACAG GGTGAATATCTTGTGATTGCAAACCTGGGCGATTCAAGGGCAGTGCTAGGAACAATGACTGAGAAGGGGATCAAAGCTGTTCAACTAACTACCGATTTGAAGCCTGGTTTACCCA GTGAAGCAGAAAGAATAAGGAATTGCAAGGGTAGGGTCCTTGCTTTAAAGGAAGAACCACATATCCCTCGAGTGTGGCTGCCCCATGAAGATTCACCAGGCTTAGCCATGTCTCGAGCCTTTGGAGACTTTTTGCTCAAGGACCATGGCCTCATTGCGGTCCCCGATGTCTTCTATCACCGCCTATCCCCAGATGATCACTTCATTGTTCTCGCAACTGATGGT GTATGGGATGTGCTAAACAACGACCAAGTTGCATCCATAGTGATGGAGGCAGAAAGTGAGCAGGCGGCAGCAAGGACAGTGGTGGAGGCAGCCACCGCCTCATGGAAGAGGAAGTTTCCTTCCTCAAAAGTAGATGACTGCACCGTGGTTTGCCTCTTCCTCCAAGACAAGCGACATCCAAGTTCCTTGGCCCCGTAG